Proteins found in one Channa argus isolate prfri chromosome 7, Channa argus male v1.0, whole genome shotgun sequence genomic segment:
- the etv1 gene encoding ETS translocation variant 1 isoform X4, which translates to MLQDLSASVLFPPCLQHQSFAQVPDNDEQFVPDFQTENLAFHGLQLKIKRELHSPCSELSSNCSQERPFKLQYGEKCPYNISAYEQKQLAGMKPSSPVTPPSSTPVSPLHHASPTAAPTPKPDRTYIHIPPSQPLPDNAYSMDHRFRRQLSEPCHSFPSPPTMARDGRPIYHRQMSEPSIPFPPQGFKQEFPDPLFEHPAMMGAPLPHTYPATMMIKQEPRDFTYDSAEVPSCHSVYLRQDGYLAHANRTEGCMFDKVARHFYDDTCVVPEKVEGDIKQESGLYREGPSYQRRGSLQLWQFLVALLDDPSNSHFIAWTGRGMEFKLIEPEEVARRWGIQKNRPAMNYDKLSRSLRYYYEKGIMQKVAGERYVYKFVCDPEALFSMAFPDNQRPVLKTDMERQINEEDTVPLSHFDENMAYVQEGPYCQPHPYSEGYVY; encoded by the exons CTCAAGTTCCCGACAACGATGAGCAGTTTGTTCCAGACTTCCAGACTGAAAACT TGGCTTTCCACGGACTGCAGCTGAAGATCAAGAGGGAGCTGCACAGCCCGTGCTCAGAGCTGAGCTCCAACTGTAGTCAGGAACGGCCCTTCAAGCTCCAGTATGGAGAGAAGTGCCCCTACAACATCAG TGCCTATGAGCAGAAGCAGCTTGCAGGAATGAAGCCCTCCAGCCCAGTGACGCCCCCCTCTAGCACCCCCGTGTCCCCACTCCATCATGCCTCACCCACGGCGGCCCCAACGCCTAAACCTGACAGGACCTACATCCACATACCTCCCTCGCAGCCCCTCCCTGATAACGCCTACTCTATGGACCACAG ATTTAGACGTCAGCTCTCGGAGCCGTGTCACTCGTTCCCCTCCCCACCGACGATGGCTCGCGACGGCCGGCCCATCTACCACAGGCAGATGTCAGAGCCGAGCATCCCCTTCCCTCCTCAAGGCTTCAAGCAGGAGTTCCCCGACCCCCTGTTCGAACACCCGGCCATGATGGGGGCGCCGCTGCCCCACACGTACCCCGCCACCATGATGATCAAGCAGGAGCCGAGGGACTTCACCTACGACTCAG CAGAAGTGCCTAGCTGCCATTCGGTCTACTTACGGCAAGACGGCTATCTGGCTCACGCTAACAGGACTGAAG GTTGTATGTTTGACAAAGTGGCGAGGCATTTCTATGACGATACCTGCGTGGTGCCCGAAAAGGTCGAAG GTGACATCAAGCAGGAGTCCGGCCTGTACCGCGAGGGCCCATCGTACCAGCGCAGGGGCTCGCTGCAGCTCTGGCAGTTCCTTGTGGCTCTGTTGGATGATCCGTCCAACTCCCACTTTATCGCCTGGACCGGCCGCGGGATGGAGTTCAAACTCATCGAGCCAGAAGAG gtGGCGCGCCGGTGGGGGATACAGAAGAATCGACCAGCGATGAATTACGACAAGCTCAGCCGATCGCTGCGATACTACTACGAGAAAGGGATCATgcaaaag GTGGCCGGTGAGAGATACGTCTACAAGTTCGTGTGCGACCCTGAGGCCTTGTTCTCGATGGCGTTTCCCGACAATCAGCGGCCGGTGCTGAAGACTGACATGGAGCGGCAAATAAACGAGGAGGACACGGTGCCGCTGTCGCACTTCGACGAAAACATGGCCTACGTGCAGGAGGGGCCCTACTGCCAGCCGCACCCCTACAGCGAGGGCTACGTTTATTAA
- the etv1 gene encoding ETS translocation variant 1 isoform X5, which yields MLQDLSASVLFPPCLQHQSFAQVPDNDEQFVPDFQTENLAFHGLQLKIKRELHSPCSELSSNCSQERPFKLQYGEKCPYNISAYEQKQLAGMKPSSPVTPPSSTPVSPLHHASPTAAPTPKPDRTYIHIPPSQPLPDNAYSMDHRFRRQLSEPCHSFPSPPTMARDGRPIYHRQMSEPSIPFPPQGFKQEFPDPLFEHPAMMGAPLPHTYPATMMIKQEPRDFTYDSEVPSCHSVYLRQDGYLAHANRTEGCMFDKVARHFYDDTCVVPEKVEGDIKQESGLYREGPSYQRRGSLQLWQFLVALLDDPSNSHFIAWTGRGMEFKLIEPEEVARRWGIQKNRPAMNYDKLSRSLRYYYEKGIMQKVAGERYVYKFVCDPEALFSMAFPDNQRPVLKTDMERQINEEDTVPLSHFDENMAYVQEGPYCQPHPYSEGYVY from the exons CTCAAGTTCCCGACAACGATGAGCAGTTTGTTCCAGACTTCCAGACTGAAAACT TGGCTTTCCACGGACTGCAGCTGAAGATCAAGAGGGAGCTGCACAGCCCGTGCTCAGAGCTGAGCTCCAACTGTAGTCAGGAACGGCCCTTCAAGCTCCAGTATGGAGAGAAGTGCCCCTACAACATCAG TGCCTATGAGCAGAAGCAGCTTGCAGGAATGAAGCCCTCCAGCCCAGTGACGCCCCCCTCTAGCACCCCCGTGTCCCCACTCCATCATGCCTCACCCACGGCGGCCCCAACGCCTAAACCTGACAGGACCTACATCCACATACCTCCCTCGCAGCCCCTCCCTGATAACGCCTACTCTATGGACCACAG ATTTAGACGTCAGCTCTCGGAGCCGTGTCACTCGTTCCCCTCCCCACCGACGATGGCTCGCGACGGCCGGCCCATCTACCACAGGCAGATGTCAGAGCCGAGCATCCCCTTCCCTCCTCAAGGCTTCAAGCAGGAGTTCCCCGACCCCCTGTTCGAACACCCGGCCATGATGGGGGCGCCGCTGCCCCACACGTACCCCGCCACCATGATGATCAAGCAGGAGCCGAGGGACTTCACCTACGACTCAG AAGTGCCTAGCTGCCATTCGGTCTACTTACGGCAAGACGGCTATCTGGCTCACGCTAACAGGACTGAAG GTTGTATGTTTGACAAAGTGGCGAGGCATTTCTATGACGATACCTGCGTGGTGCCCGAAAAGGTCGAAG GTGACATCAAGCAGGAGTCCGGCCTGTACCGCGAGGGCCCATCGTACCAGCGCAGGGGCTCGCTGCAGCTCTGGCAGTTCCTTGTGGCTCTGTTGGATGATCCGTCCAACTCCCACTTTATCGCCTGGACCGGCCGCGGGATGGAGTTCAAACTCATCGAGCCAGAAGAG gtGGCGCGCCGGTGGGGGATACAGAAGAATCGACCAGCGATGAATTACGACAAGCTCAGCCGATCGCTGCGATACTACTACGAGAAAGGGATCATgcaaaag GTGGCCGGTGAGAGATACGTCTACAAGTTCGTGTGCGACCCTGAGGCCTTGTTCTCGATGGCGTTTCCCGACAATCAGCGGCCGGTGCTGAAGACTGACATGGAGCGGCAAATAAACGAGGAGGACACGGTGCCGCTGTCGCACTTCGACGAAAACATGGCCTACGTGCAGGAGGGGCCCTACTGCCAGCCGCACCCCTACAGCGAGGGCTACGTTTATTAA
- the etv1 gene encoding ETS translocation variant 1 isoform X8, whose protein sequence is MLQDLSASVLFPPCLQHQSFAQVPDNDEQFVPDFQTENLAFHGLQLKIKRELHSPCSELSSNCSQERPFKLQYGEKCPYNIRFRRQLSEPCHSFPSPPTMARDGRPIYHRQMSEPSIPFPPQGFKQEFPDPLFEHPAMMGAPLPHTYPATMMIKQEPRDFTYDSEVPSCHSVYLRQDGYLAHANRTEGCMFDKVARHFYDDTCVVPEKVEGDIKQESGLYREGPSYQRRGSLQLWQFLVALLDDPSNSHFIAWTGRGMEFKLIEPEEVARRWGIQKNRPAMNYDKLSRSLRYYYEKGIMQKVAGERYVYKFVCDPEALFSMAFPDNQRPVLKTDMERQINEEDTVPLSHFDENMAYVQEGPYCQPHPYSEGYVY, encoded by the exons CTCAAGTTCCCGACAACGATGAGCAGTTTGTTCCAGACTTCCAGACTGAAAACT TGGCTTTCCACGGACTGCAGCTGAAGATCAAGAGGGAGCTGCACAGCCCGTGCTCAGAGCTGAGCTCCAACTGTAGTCAGGAACGGCCCTTCAAGCTCCAGTATGGAGAGAAGTGCCCCTACAACATCAG ATTTAGACGTCAGCTCTCGGAGCCGTGTCACTCGTTCCCCTCCCCACCGACGATGGCTCGCGACGGCCGGCCCATCTACCACAGGCAGATGTCAGAGCCGAGCATCCCCTTCCCTCCTCAAGGCTTCAAGCAGGAGTTCCCCGACCCCCTGTTCGAACACCCGGCCATGATGGGGGCGCCGCTGCCCCACACGTACCCCGCCACCATGATGATCAAGCAGGAGCCGAGGGACTTCACCTACGACTCAG AAGTGCCTAGCTGCCATTCGGTCTACTTACGGCAAGACGGCTATCTGGCTCACGCTAACAGGACTGAAG GTTGTATGTTTGACAAAGTGGCGAGGCATTTCTATGACGATACCTGCGTGGTGCCCGAAAAGGTCGAAG GTGACATCAAGCAGGAGTCCGGCCTGTACCGCGAGGGCCCATCGTACCAGCGCAGGGGCTCGCTGCAGCTCTGGCAGTTCCTTGTGGCTCTGTTGGATGATCCGTCCAACTCCCACTTTATCGCCTGGACCGGCCGCGGGATGGAGTTCAAACTCATCGAGCCAGAAGAG gtGGCGCGCCGGTGGGGGATACAGAAGAATCGACCAGCGATGAATTACGACAAGCTCAGCCGATCGCTGCGATACTACTACGAGAAAGGGATCATgcaaaag GTGGCCGGTGAGAGATACGTCTACAAGTTCGTGTGCGACCCTGAGGCCTTGTTCTCGATGGCGTTTCCCGACAATCAGCGGCCGGTGCTGAAGACTGACATGGAGCGGCAAATAAACGAGGAGGACACGGTGCCGCTGTCGCACTTCGACGAAAACATGGCCTACGTGCAGGAGGGGCCCTACTGCCAGCCGCACCCCTACAGCGAGGGCTACGTTTATTAA